One segment of Bradyrhizobium sp. CB2312 DNA contains the following:
- a CDS encoding autotransporter domain-containing protein, whose amino-acid sequence MRTGKHYFKATRHLRAALLTSSALALAWTLPAGPARAASNGTWLASPGSNDYGTGSNWDGRFVPVSEASFGTSATTSLTISSASVGDWTFNAGASNYTFDVSGPLNFTGTGITVNGGSVTINYANSGALNTFSGSSTAGSATINNSGSLSFTQSSTAGSATVTNNGTLEFHDTSTAGSAAITNNGGRALNFYLTSTAGNASITNNGSVTFFEASTAGNAAITNNSNGTLQFYGSSTAGSATITNNHVVDFLGTSTAGNATITNNSNGTLTFYNSSTAGNAALINNAGGVVNFTYTAGLNNDSKVSAGSIAGAGSYNLGSNELTVGSNNSSTEVSGVISGSGSLVKTGMGILYLTGANTYTGGTTVNGLGSELWLGNNTGGVGSILGAVTVGGGGTFRILNADTSGITTITNNATTAFYKTSTAGSATITNNGELLFLGTSTAGSATITNTNTMEFVDTSTAGHAAITNNGTLYFYASSTAGSASITNNSGLQFLNTSTAGSANITNTSGGSTTFYGTSTAGNATINNDGTINFSQTSTAGSAGITNNGTLNFNASSTAASATITNNFSMAFVGVSTAGSATITNTYNLLFMGWSTAGNAVITNNGGGPFHNSIGTTYFRNNATAGNAQLINNDPGAGFDFSGSTGPNGDNKLSAGSIAGNGTFSLGANELTVGGNNLSTTVSGVIADGGYFGGTGGSLVKTGTGTLTLSGTNTYIGGTTFAGGTVSVSSDANLGDLAGSLTFNGGTLQIAGTAFNATTRSISFGAGGGTLEIAAAANNFVISQNLSGGALTKSGAGTLTLTGADNLSALTISAGTLVFSGNATAGGTQITNNAQLTFDTNATAGSATITNNGNVLFDGNATAGSAQLINGTPSAVFDFSMSTGPNSDNKLSAGSLAGGGTFDLGGKELTVGSNNLSTNVTGVLADGGSGGGTGASLVKVGTGRLTLSGVNTYTGATQIDGGTLAVNGSIASSSSVTVNSGGTLGGTGTVGNTTIASGGTLAPGNSVGTLTVSGNLTFNAGSFYTVEVSPSAADRTNVTGIATLTGATVQAVALPGSFRQQTYTILNASGGFGGTHFASLTGSSFAPGARNPHLTYDLNNVYLVLDPGAIVLPAGTGANQSNVAGAINGAVASGGTPPAGFDALLNMGQPQLNHGLSQVSGQPGAAGTQAAFNATQQFVDMLDPFGGGSDGERGGTASDGGTLGYASTAPNDAKVREAYAAVTPRDASGDVVDRRWGVWASGYGGASTLNGNAAAGSTTTTSHIYGTVVGADYRAAPNTLLGFALGGAGYNFALSDSLGGGRADLFQAGFYGRHTFGPAYISAALAYGWQDVTTDRTVTVSGTDKLTANFKASTFSGRFEAGWRFAPIPASSFGVTPYAAVQATTFHLPGYGETAIVGSNQFALSYTAQDTTNIRTEFGARTDQRFLVSDGVLTLRGRLAWAHDSNTNRLVNAAFQTLPGAAFTVNGAQPAADSALVGGRAEMKWRNGFSLAGTVEGEFSQSTQTYTGKGTVRYEW is encoded by the coding sequence GTGAGGACGGGGAAACATTATTTCAAAGCGACCCGCCACCTGCGGGCCGCCCTGCTGACGTCGTCGGCGCTGGCCCTGGCCTGGACGCTGCCGGCCGGGCCGGCGCGCGCCGCGTCGAATGGCACCTGGCTCGCCTCGCCCGGCAGCAACGACTATGGCACCGGATCCAATTGGGACGGCCGCTTCGTGCCTGTCAGCGAGGCCTCCTTCGGCACCTCTGCGACCACCAGCCTGACGATTTCAAGCGCCAGCGTCGGCGACTGGACGTTCAACGCCGGCGCCTCGAACTACACGTTTGACGTCAGCGGTCCGTTGAATTTCACCGGCACCGGCATCACGGTCAACGGCGGCAGCGTTACGATCAACTACGCCAACAGCGGGGCCCTCAACACGTTCAGTGGTTCAAGCACCGCCGGCAGCGCCACCATCAACAACAGTGGAAGCCTATCGTTCACACAGAGCAGCACCGCCGGCAGCGCCACCGTCACCAACAACGGCACTCTGGAATTCCACGACACCAGCACGGCGGGCAGCGCCGCCATCACCAACAACGGCGGCCGCGCGCTGAATTTCTACCTGACCAGCACGGCTGGCAATGCCAGCATCACCAACAACGGCAGCGTGACTTTCTTCGAGGCCAGCACGGCTGGCAATGCCGCCATCACCAACAATAGCAACGGCACCCTGCAATTCTACGGCAGCAGCACGGCGGGCAGCGCCACCATCACCAACAACCACGTCGTGGATTTCCTTGGCACCAGCACGGCGGGCAACGCCACCATCACCAACAACAGCAACGGCACCCTGACTTTCTACAACTCCAGCACGGCGGGCAATGCCGCCCTCATCAACAATGCCGGAGGAGTGGTAAACTTCACCTATACTGCCGGGTTGAACAACGACAGCAAGGTGAGCGCCGGCTCGATCGCGGGCGCCGGCTCCTACAACCTCGGCAGCAACGAACTGACGGTCGGCAGCAACAATTCCTCGACCGAGGTCAGCGGCGTCATCTCCGGCAGCGGCTCGCTGGTCAAGACCGGCATGGGCATCTTGTACCTGACCGGCGCCAACACCTATACCGGCGGCACCACCGTCAATGGCCTCGGTAGCGAACTATGGCTTGGCAATAACACCGGTGGGGTTGGCTCCATTCTGGGGGCGGTCACCGTCGGTGGTGGAGGCACGTTCAGGATCCTCAACGCCGACACAAGCGGCATCACGACGATCACGAACAATGCCACCACGGCTTTCTACAAGACCAGCACGGCGGGCAGCGCCACCATCACCAACAACGGCGAGCTGCTTTTCCTTGGCACCAGCACGGCGGGCAGCGCCACCATCACCAACACCAACACCATGGAGTTCGTTGACACCAGCACGGCGGGCCACGCCGCCATCACCAACAACGGCACGCTGTATTTCTACGCCTCCAGCACGGCAGGCAGCGCGAGCATCACCAACAACAGCGGCCTGCAATTCTTAAACACCAGTACTGCCGGCAGCGCAAACATCACCAACACCAGTGGCGGCTCCACGACGTTCTACGGCACCAGCACCGCCGGCAACGCGACGATCAACAACGATGGCACAATCAATTTCAGCCAAACAAGCACGGCGGGAAGCGCCGGCATCACCAACAACGGCACCTTGAACTTCAATGCTTCGAGCACGGCCGCAAGCGCAACCATCACCAACAACTTTTCGATGGCGTTCGTCGGCGTCAGCACGGCTGGCAGCGCGACCATCACCAACACCTATAATCTACTCTTCATGGGCTGGAGCACGGCCGGCAACGCGGTCATCACCAACAATGGCGGCGGTCCCTTCCACAATTCCATCGGAACGACCTATTTCCGGAACAACGCGACCGCGGGGAATGCGCAGCTGATCAACAACGACCCGGGCGCCGGCTTCGATTTTTCCGGCAGCACCGGCCCGAACGGCGACAACAAGCTCAGCGCCGGCTCGATCGCCGGCAACGGCACCTTCTCACTCGGCGCCAACGAGCTGACGGTCGGCGGCAACAATCTGTCGACCACCGTCAGCGGCGTGATCGCCGATGGCGGCTACTTCGGCGGCACCGGCGGTTCGCTGGTGAAGACGGGCACCGGCACGCTGACGCTTTCGGGCACCAACACCTATATCGGCGGCACCACCTTCGCCGGCGGAACGGTCAGCGTCTCCTCGGACGCCAATCTCGGCGACCTCGCGGGCAGCCTGACCTTCAACGGCGGCACCTTGCAGATAGCAGGCACCGCTTTCAACGCCACCACGCGCAGCATCTCCTTCGGTGCCGGCGGCGGCACGCTGGAGATTGCAGCGGCAGCCAACAATTTCGTCATCAGCCAGAATCTCAGTGGCGGCGCGCTGACCAAGTCCGGCGCCGGCACGCTGACCTTGACCGGCGCGGACAATTTGTCCGCCCTGACGATTTCTGCCGGCACGCTGGTGTTCAGCGGCAATGCCACGGCCGGCGGCACTCAAATCACCAACAACGCGCAGCTGACCTTCGATACCAACGCCACGGCCGGGAGCGCCACCATCACCAACAACGGCAACGTACTGTTCGACGGCAACGCCACGGCCGGCAGCGCACAGCTCATCAACGGCACGCCCAGCGCCGTCTTCGACTTCTCGATGAGCACCGGCCCGAACAGCGACAACAAGCTCAGCGCCGGCTCGCTCGCCGGTGGCGGCACCTTCGACCTCGGCGGCAAGGAGCTGACGGTCGGCAGCAACAACCTGTCGACCAACGTCACCGGCGTGCTTGCCGATGGCGGATCCGGCGGCGGCACCGGCGCCTCGCTGGTGAAGGTCGGCACCGGCAGGCTGACCCTGTCGGGCGTCAACACCTACACCGGCGCGACCCAGATCGACGGCGGCACGCTGGCGGTGAACGGCTCGATCGCGTCCTCCAGCAGCGTCACCGTGAACAGCGGCGGCACGCTCGGTGGCACCGGCACCGTCGGCAACACGACGATCGCGAGCGGCGGCACGCTGGCGCCGGGCAATTCCGTCGGCACCCTCACCGTCAGCGGCAACCTGACCTTCAACGCCGGCAGCTTCTACACCGTCGAGGTCTCGCCGAGCGCCGCCGACCGCACCAATGTCACCGGCATTGCGACGCTCACCGGCGCCACCGTGCAGGCGGTCGCCCTGCCCGGCAGCTTTCGGCAGCAGACCTACACCATCCTGAACGCCAGCGGCGGCTTCGGTGGAACACATTTCGCCAGCCTCACCGGCAGCAGCTTCGCGCCCGGCGCCCGCAATCCGCATCTCACCTACGACCTCAACAACGTCTACCTCGTGCTCGATCCCGGCGCGATCGTGCTGCCGGCGGGCACCGGCGCCAACCAGAGCAACGTGGCCGGCGCCATCAACGGAGCCGTCGCGAGCGGCGGGACGCCGCCGGCCGGCTTCGATGCGCTGCTCAACATGGGCCAGCCGCAGCTCAACCACGGGCTCAGCCAGGTCTCCGGCCAGCCCGGCGCCGCCGGCACGCAGGCCGCGTTCAATGCCACGCAGCAGTTCGTGGACATGCTTGATCCGTTCGGCGGCGGCTCGGACGGCGAGCGCGGCGGCACGGCCAGCGACGGCGGGACGCTGGGCTATGCTTCCACCGCACCAAACGACGCAAAAGTGCGCGAAGCTTACGCAGCAGTCACGCCGCGCGACGCGAGCGGCGATGTCGTCGACCGCCGCTGGGGCGTCTGGGCCTCCGGCTATGGCGGTGCCAGCACGTTGAACGGCAACGCCGCGGCAGGTTCGACCACCACCACCAGCCACATCTACGGCACCGTCGTGGGCGCCGATTATCGCGCCGCGCCGAACACGCTGCTCGGCTTCGCGCTCGGCGGCGCCGGCTACAATTTTGCGCTGTCGGACAGTCTCGGCGGCGGCCGCGCCGATCTGTTCCAGGCCGGCTTCTACGGCCGCCACACATTCGGGCCGGCGTATATCTCAGCAGCCCTCGCCTATGGCTGGCAGGACGTCACCACGGATCGCACTGTGACGGTCTCAGGCACCGACAAGCTCACTGCCAACTTCAAGGCCAGCACCTTCTCGGGCCGCTTTGAGGCCGGCTGGCGCTTCGCACCGATCCCCGCCTCCAGCTTCGGCGTCACGCCCTATGCAGCCGTTCAGGCGACCACCTTCCACCTCCCCGGCTACGGCGAAACCGCGATCGTCGGCAGCAACCAGTTCGCGCTGTCCTACACCGCGCAGGACACCACGAATATCCGCACCGAGTTCGGCGCGCGCACCGACCAGCGCTTCCTCGTCAGCGACGGCGTGCTCACGCTGCGCGGCCGACTCGCCTGGGCGCACGATTCCAACACCAACCGCCTCGTGAACGCCGCCTTCCAGACGCTCCCCGGCGCGGCGTTCACGGTCAACGGCGCGCAACCGGCGGCCGACTCCGCACTCGTTGGAGGCCGCGCCGAGATGAAGTGGAGGAATGGCTTCTCGCTCGCTGGAACAGTCGAGGGCGAGTTCTCGCAGAGCACGCAGACTTATACGGGCAAGGGCACGGTGCGTTATGAGTGGTAA